Proteins encoded within one genomic window of Brachybacterium sp. P6-10-X1:
- the selA gene encoding L-seryl-tRNA(Sec) selenium transferase, whose amino-acid sequence MPRPATEDPRRRIPRTDSLLAHPEIARASATMSARVVRDLVRAAQDRARGGQIAPEQVLDEVLAALGDGAASSLRPVLNATGVIVHTNLGRAPLSETAREAVQDAAGYTDVEFDLATGARSRRGAGARAALLAACPAAEEALVVTNGAAALLLATTALVGSGDVVLSRGEMIEIGAGFRLPDLITSTGAALHEVGTTNRTHLADYEQALGPDTGCVLRIHTSNYRVIGFTSEVPLPDIAGPCRAAGVPLVADLGSGLLAPEPLLPAEPDAATALRDGADLVLASGDKLLGGPQAGILLGTAEVIARLARHPLARAVRADKLTLAALEATLTGPTPPVLAALRTDEGRLRERTAALAGRTGGRLVAHDGRVGGGEGAEVPLPGWAVALEPELAGPLRTGRPAVVATVREDTCLLDLRCIPEDQDDLVIAAVEAARARGRTAEPPR is encoded by the coding sequence CTGCCCAGGCCGGCGACGGAGGACCCTCGGCGGCGCATCCCGCGCACGGACTCCCTGCTCGCCCACCCTGAGATCGCGCGAGCGAGCGCGACCATGAGCGCTCGCGTGGTGCGCGACCTCGTCCGGGCTGCCCAGGACCGCGCCCGGGGCGGACAGATCGCTCCCGAGCAGGTGCTCGACGAGGTCCTCGCCGCGCTCGGCGACGGCGCCGCCTCCTCGCTGCGCCCGGTGCTGAACGCCACCGGGGTCATCGTGCACACCAACCTCGGCCGTGCGCCGCTGTCCGAGACCGCCCGGGAAGCGGTCCAGGACGCCGCCGGGTACACCGACGTCGAGTTCGACCTCGCCACCGGGGCACGATCCCGTCGCGGCGCAGGGGCCCGGGCCGCCCTGCTGGCCGCCTGCCCCGCGGCCGAGGAAGCGCTCGTGGTCACCAACGGCGCCGCCGCCCTGCTGCTCGCGACCACCGCCCTGGTCGGGTCCGGCGACGTGGTGCTCAGCCGGGGGGAGATGATCGAGATCGGGGCCGGATTCCGATTGCCCGACCTCATCACCTCCACCGGCGCGGCGCTTCACGAGGTCGGCACCACCAACCGCACCCACCTGGCCGACTACGAACAGGCCCTCGGACCCGACACCGGCTGCGTGCTGCGGATCCACACCAGCAACTACCGCGTCATCGGCTTCACCAGCGAGGTCCCCCTGCCCGATATCGCCGGCCCCTGCCGCGCCGCGGGTGTCCCTCTGGTCGCCGACCTCGGCAGCGGCCTGCTCGCCCCCGAACCGCTCCTGCCCGCCGAGCCCGACGCCGCCACCGCCCTGCGTGACGGCGCGGACCTCGTCCTCGCCAGCGGGGACAAGCTCCTCGGCGGGCCCCAAGCCGGCATCCTGCTCGGGACGGCCGAGGTCATCGCACGCCTGGCCCGTCATCCGCTGGCGCGGGCGGTCCGCGCCGACAAACTCACCCTGGCCGCCCTCGAAGCGACGTTGACGGGCCCCACCCCGCCGGTGCTCGCGGCCCTGCGCACCGACGAGGGCCGGCTGCGCGAGCGCACCGCCGCCCTCGCCGGACGGACGGGCGGGCGGCTCGTCGCCCACGACGGCCGCGTCGGCGGCGGGGAAGGGGCCGAGGTGCCGCTGCCCGGCTGGGCGGTCGCCCTCGAGCCCGAGCTCGCCGGGCCCCTGCGCACCGGCAGACCCGCGGTCGTGGCGACCGTGCGGGAGGACACCTGCCTGCTGGACCTGCGCTGCATCCCCGAGGATCAGGACGACCTGGTGATCGCGGCCGTCGAGGCGGCGCGGGCCCGGGGCAGGACCGCGGAGCCGCCCCGATGA
- the selB gene encoding selenocysteine-specific translation elongation factor, which translates to MRQVVATAGHVDHGKSTLIRALTGTDPDRLREEKQRGLTIELGFAGMTLPSGTEVSFVDVPGHERFLGTMLAGLGPAPIVCFVIAADEGWSAQSGDHRDALEALGIDQGLIVITRTDLAPDRVETALARSRAELAGTGLADAPAVAVSSVTGDGLDQLRDRLDEVVRSAPAPSATQRIRLWVDRSFPISGAGTVVTGTLPAGTLAQGDRLELAGARRGGVLTVRGLQHLGGQTDRLVPVTRAAVNLRGVAAENIGRGDALLTPGTWMHTAVLDVRRVSGDGFENSPAQLMVHLGTATVAARLRPLGADHARLTLDRPLPLTVGDRLVLRATSSRAVRGGAVVLDLDPPHLDRRGEGRRRARTLASMPAQGDAAAEVARRGAMREDTLVRAGIAVPEQLPDTLARHGRWLVDAPALQSWSVRLRELVAADRDADALSPGLPRKAAADALELPDPDLLAPVLAAAGLHQVTGRIRATTDADSLGPAEPAVRRLEQRLGEHPFVAPEADELVVLGLGPRELAAAARLRRLLRLPGEVILLPTAPALAMRELAALPQPFTTSQARQALGTTRRIAVPLLEHLDARGWTRRPDRGHREVVR; encoded by the coding sequence ATGAGGCAGGTGGTCGCGACCGCCGGGCACGTCGACCACGGCAAGTCGACGCTGATCCGCGCCCTGACCGGCACCGACCCGGACCGTCTGCGCGAGGAGAAGCAGCGGGGGCTGACCATCGAGCTCGGCTTCGCCGGGATGACCCTGCCCTCGGGCACGGAGGTGTCCTTCGTCGACGTTCCCGGGCACGAGCGATTCCTGGGCACCATGCTGGCTGGTCTCGGACCTGCCCCGATCGTGTGCTTCGTGATCGCGGCCGACGAGGGCTGGAGCGCCCAGTCCGGCGACCACCGCGACGCTCTCGAGGCGCTCGGCATCGACCAGGGGCTGATCGTCATCACCCGCACCGACCTGGCCCCGGACCGGGTGGAGACCGCTCTCGCCCGGTCCCGCGCCGAGCTGGCCGGGACCGGGCTCGCCGATGCCCCCGCCGTCGCCGTCTCCTCGGTGACCGGGGACGGGCTGGACCAGCTGCGGGACCGGCTCGACGAGGTCGTGCGCAGCGCTCCGGCGCCGTCGGCGACACAGCGGATACGGCTGTGGGTGGATCGTTCCTTCCCGATCTCCGGCGCCGGCACCGTGGTCACCGGCACGCTCCCGGCCGGGACCCTCGCGCAGGGGGACCGGCTCGAGCTGGCCGGGGCCCGACGCGGGGGTGTGCTCACCGTCCGCGGTCTTCAGCACCTCGGCGGACAGACCGACCGGCTCGTCCCGGTCACGCGGGCGGCGGTGAATCTGCGCGGGGTGGCCGCCGAGAACATCGGACGCGGCGACGCCCTGCTCACCCCCGGGACATGGATGCACACTGCCGTGCTGGACGTGCGCCGCGTGAGCGGTGACGGCTTCGAGAACTCCCCGGCACAGCTGATGGTCCACCTCGGCACCGCGACCGTCGCGGCCCGGCTGCGGCCGCTGGGAGCGGACCATGCGCGCCTCACCCTCGACCGGCCGCTCCCGCTGACGGTCGGGGACCGCCTGGTCCTGCGCGCCACCAGCTCCCGCGCCGTACGCGGGGGCGCGGTCGTGCTCGACCTCGACCCGCCCCACCTCGACCGCCGCGGGGAAGGCCGGCGCCGAGCCCGGACCCTCGCGTCGATGCCGGCCCAGGGAGACGCCGCCGCTGAGGTGGCGCGCCGCGGCGCGATGCGGGAGGACACCCTGGTCCGCGCCGGGATCGCCGTGCCCGAGCAGCTCCCGGACACGCTGGCCCGGCACGGGCGCTGGCTGGTGGACGCCCCCGCGCTGCAGTCCTGGTCCGTACGGCTGCGAGAGCTCGTCGCCGCGGACCGTGACGCCGACGCGCTGTCCCCGGGACTGCCGCGCAAGGCGGCGGCCGACGCCCTGGAGCTGCCCGACCCGGACCTGCTGGCCCCCGTCCTCGCCGCCGCCGGCCTGCACCAGGTGACAGGGCGCATCCGCGCGACGACCGACGCCGACTCCCTGGGCCCGGCCGAGCCCGCGGTGCGTCGGCTCGAACAGCGCCTGGGCGAGCATCCCTTCGTCGCCCCGGAGGCCGACGAGCTGGTCGTGCTGGGCCTGGGACCGCGCGAGCTCGCCGCGGCCGCCCGGCTGCGGCGATTGCTGCGTCTGCCCGGGGAGGTGATCCTGCTGCCCACCGCGCCGGCACTGGCCATGCGCGAGCTCGCCGCGCTGCCGCAGCCGTTCACCACCAGCCAGGCCCGGCAGGCACTGGGCACCACGCGGCGCATCGCGGTCCCGCTGCTGGAGCACCTGGATGCCCGCGGCTGGACCCGCCGCCCGGACCGGGGCCACCGCGAGGTCGTGCGCTGA
- the nrfD gene encoding NrfD/PsrC family molybdoenzyme membrane anchor subunit: MVEDIEFSSYYGRPVVKAPPWEWPIGLYLFVGGLAGGSALLGAGGDLTGLPRLRRNARLTALGAVGVGLPALVLDLGRPERFLHMLRVVKPTSPMSVGTWLLTAFGTSAGFAVAGELDRMTGERLPLGRLRRPLRAAEGAGGATAAVLGAPLAAYTAVLLGDTAVPTWAASRRGLAYVFVSSASIAAGGAALVTTSTQESGPARIVAVLGAAGDVIGMRSMKRQMHPLESEPLETGGAGRKLRLAEGLALAGGLGALLGGRRRGIAVVSGLALVGASALTRFGVLEAGLESVKDPRRVIEPQRERLAQRRAAGITDDSITTAPRPAGHETADPGQTGPGPARPEAAESGSPDTGAPDVPENRGY, encoded by the coding sequence ATGGTCGAGGACATCGAGTTCAGCTCCTACTACGGGCGCCCCGTGGTCAAGGCACCGCCGTGGGAGTGGCCGATCGGCCTGTACCTCTTCGTCGGCGGTCTCGCGGGCGGTTCCGCCCTGCTCGGCGCCGGCGGAGACCTCACCGGTCTGCCCCGCCTGAGACGCAATGCACGGCTGACCGCACTCGGGGCGGTCGGCGTCGGCCTGCCGGCGCTGGTCCTCGACCTCGGGCGCCCGGAGCGCTTCCTGCACATGCTGCGCGTGGTCAAACCGACGTCGCCGATGAGCGTGGGGACCTGGTTGCTGACGGCTTTCGGCACATCCGCCGGGTTCGCCGTGGCCGGTGAGCTGGATCGGATGACCGGCGAGCGCTTGCCGCTGGGCCGTCTTCGACGCCCCCTGCGTGCGGCCGAGGGCGCCGGGGGAGCGACAGCGGCGGTGCTCGGCGCGCCGCTGGCCGCCTACACGGCCGTGCTGCTCGGCGACACCGCCGTCCCCACCTGGGCGGCCTCCCGCAGGGGATTGGCGTACGTCTTCGTGTCCTCGGCGAGCATCGCCGCCGGCGGGGCCGCTCTGGTGACGACCTCCACGCAGGAGTCCGGGCCGGCTCGGATCGTGGCCGTGCTCGGCGCCGCGGGGGACGTGATCGGGATGCGCAGCATGAAGAGGCAGATGCACCCCTTGGAATCCGAACCGCTCGAGACGGGCGGCGCGGGGCGGAAACTCCGGCTGGCCGAGGGCCTCGCGCTCGCGGGCGGTCTGGGAGCGCTGCTGGGCGGACGCCGTCGCGGGATCGCGGTCGTCAGCGGGCTCGCGCTGGTCGGCGCCTCGGCGCTCACCCGCTTCGGCGTGCTCGAGGCCGGTCTGGAATCGGTCAAGGACCCTCGCCGCGTCATCGAGCCGCAGCGGGAGCGGCTCGCTCAGCGCCGCGCAGCCGGTATCACCGATGACTCGATCACCACCGCCCCGCGCCCCGCGGGCCACGAGACGGCGGACCCCGGGCAGACCGGGCCTGGCCCCGCACGGCCCGAGGCCGCCGAGTCCGGCTCCCCGGACACGGGCGCGCCCGATGTCCCGGAGAACCGCGGATACTGA
- the selD gene encoding selenide, water dikinase SelD: MSDSPVSESPIIPVPTTPAVPAVRLTTMAHGGGCASKIPPGELEEVVGALAGPQHEQVIVGLDDGDDAAAVRIAGGTAVLSTADFFTPVVDDAYDWGRIAAANALSDIYAMGGDPVVAINLVGWPRGVLPLELLREVLAGGLAIAQEAGVPVIGGHSVDDPEPKYGMAVTGTADPDRLLRNDAARPGLPLTLTKPLGVGLLNNRMTSTAEVSAAAVETMTTLNREAARAALDAGARAATDVTGFGLLGHLHKMTRASGVGAVVDRSAVPLIDGAAEALRDGYVSGGTRRNLDWVRDHLQAGPGITEDDLLLLADAQTSGGLLVVGEVPGHPIIGEIVGGSGLEVR, encoded by the coding sequence ATGAGCGACTCTCCGGTCTCCGAATCCCCGATCATCCCGGTGCCGACGACCCCGGCGGTTCCCGCGGTCCGCCTGACGACGATGGCCCACGGCGGCGGCTGCGCCTCCAAGATCCCGCCGGGCGAGCTCGAGGAGGTGGTCGGCGCCCTCGCCGGCCCACAGCACGAACAGGTGATCGTGGGGCTGGACGACGGGGACGACGCCGCCGCGGTGCGGATCGCGGGCGGCACCGCCGTGCTGTCGACCGCCGACTTCTTCACCCCCGTGGTGGATGACGCCTACGACTGGGGGCGCATCGCCGCCGCCAACGCGCTCTCCGACATCTACGCGATGGGCGGGGACCCGGTGGTGGCGATCAATCTGGTGGGCTGGCCGCGCGGCGTGCTGCCGCTGGAGCTGCTGCGCGAGGTCCTCGCCGGCGGGCTCGCGATCGCCCAGGAGGCGGGCGTGCCCGTGATCGGCGGTCACTCCGTGGACGACCCGGAACCGAAGTACGGCATGGCCGTCACGGGCACCGCCGACCCGGACCGCCTGCTGCGCAACGATGCCGCGCGGCCCGGCCTGCCGCTGACGCTGACCAAACCGCTCGGCGTCGGGCTGCTGAACAACCGGATGACGTCCACCGCCGAGGTCTCCGCGGCCGCCGTCGAGACCATGACCACCCTGAACCGGGAGGCGGCCCGGGCCGCCCTGGACGCCGGGGCCCGGGCCGCGACCGACGTGACGGGCTTCGGACTGCTGGGCCATCTGCACAAGATGACGCGGGCCTCCGGGGTCGGAGCGGTCGTGGACCGCTCCGCGGTGCCGCTGATCGACGGGGCCGCCGAGGCGCTGCGGGACGGCTACGTCTCCGGCGGCACCCGACGGAACCTCGACTGGGTCCGCGACCACCTGCAGGCAGGGCCCGGCATCACCGAGGACGACCTGCTGCTGCTGGCCGATGCGCAGACCTCCGGCGGGCTGCTGGTCGTCGGCGAGGTCCCCGGTCACCCGATCATCGGCGAGATCGTCGGGGGCTCGGGGCTCGAGGTGCGCTGA